The following DNA comes from Pantoea phytobeneficialis.
TTGTCAGGCAGCTTTGTACCAGGTCTTCCGCGCTGTGCGGATTGCGGGTCAACCACAGTGCAAAACGTTCAAGATGCGGCATCACCTGGCGAATTTCATCATCAGTCAGCTGTGGCATGACTCTCCTTTAGCGTCTGCGGGAGCCAGACATGCTGGCAAAAACCCCATCGCGCAACACCAGGGCATGAAACAACGCGGCGGCCAGGTGCAGCAGCACGGTGATAAACAACATCAGCGCCACCAGAGTGTGCAAAGGACGCAGTATGGCATACCAATCATTATTCACCGGCAAAATCGGCGGCAGTAGCCATTTCCCCCCTAAAGCGATCGGCACTCCCGCCGCAGACAGCATCCCCCAGCCGATCAACGGCTGAATCAGCATCATGGCATACAGCGCCCAGTGCGAAAGGTGCGCCATGCCACGTTGCCAGGCGGGTATGGTTGAGGGCAGTGCCGGAGTGACGGTAGTGAAGCGTAACCACAGTCGCACCACCACCAACACCAGAATCATCAGGCCTAATGGTTTATGGATTGTCACCAGCAGGCTATGCAGTGACGACACGGTGGCAACCATCGCCACGCCAATAAACAGCATCGCCACAATCGCCGCCGCCATTAACCAATGGATCACGCGCAGCGCAGGGTGAAAATAACCGACATGTTTCATAAGTGCGTCCCCGTTTGTTGCGCCTGTTCATGTGTACGCAGGTTATAGGATTTGGCATAGGCTGCTGAGCGCGCATTGAGCAACGGATCATCGGAGGCAGCAATCCCATCAGGCAGGATCAGCGGATCGTAATTGATGTCGTTGCACGGCCCCTGCTGCTGCGGCACCGCGCGGGTTAACACCAGGGTTCCGGCATTGATGGTTTGGCGATCGGCAGGCCAGACTTTTGTTGCATTGCTGCCATCATCACCCGGTTGCGCCACGGTGATCACCAGGTCCCATTCCAGTGGCCCCTGGTTCAGGCGTTGTTGCAGGTCCTGCTGAAGAAAATCTTTGTTATTTTTATCCGCCGCGCTAATCGCCTGATAAGCGGCATGAGGCACCATACTCCAGCGCACCAGATGCGCAGCGCCCGTTTTATCAATGAACCGGAACGCATTCAGACTATTGAAACGATCGCTGGCCCAACTGGACGACGGAACGTATTGTTTCGCCCAGGCGAGAAATGCTTTGAATTCAGGATATTTTTCGACGAAGGCTCCTAACTTTTGTGGATCCGGCTTGCCGGTCGCCGGGTCGGGCAGCGTCGCGGTTTGCAGCGCATAGAATCCTTCCGGCGTCGCCACCGGAAACAGCGGCATGGCATTCATCCCGGTGCGCCATTGCTCACCATCTTTTTGCTGAAACGCCAGCGCCATGCTGCGCACCGGCACCGCGTAATCCGGCGCGGATGGATTCCCCCCTGCGATGGCGAAACGCCCGGTTACCGGGGTATCACCCGGCGCGAAAAGGGCAGCGCGTGATAACGCGCTGGCGTTGCCGTTGGAGGCAAAGGTGCCAATCACGCAGATCCCTTTGGCATGGTTACGGCGATACCCCGGATGCTCACCCCCCGCTTGCTGCAACACCGAAACCAGTTTGTCGGAAGTCAGTCGCTCTGGCGTCAGCCAGCCTCCCGCCCATAAAAACAACACGAGTATAACCAGTGGAACCAGGCCGATTAGCAACAAGCGTAGCGTCTTCTGACCAGTGGAAAGTGGAGTTGGAATCATTTTTTAGCTCACCCTGCTCACATTGAGCCCATAAGACGAATGAGCGGCAGGTTTATTCCCACGGCATTAAAAAATTTTTAAGCAATGGATGAAGCTAACCATGAGATATAAGTTAAATGTGACTCAGGTTTCAGGCAGCACCGTCAGCGTGTTCATGTTGGTTTTCGGTGTTATGGCGGCGTAGGGGATCATCTGGGTCAGTCTGGCCGGAGCAACTCTTTCCTTACCGGGGCTGCTGCTGTTGGTGGCACAAATCAGGCGCGGCGGTGATATCACCTTACGAACAGCCGTTGACGCAGGTCACTGAAAAAAGCGCCTGAACGGCGCTTATGATGTAGCGGCGCGATTTATCGCGCAATCACGATGGACAGGTAACATTATGAGCCACCTTGCACACTTACGTACCTTTTGGGAAGCTTACCATAGCGGGTCCTTTTCGCGGGCGGGAAACAGCATGACAGCGGTCCAGGAGGTGATCATGTCTTCTCTTCCAGACCAAATCACTGGTGACTCCAGTCCTCCAGCATGAGATTAGTTACCCGCACAACACGCTTTGCTCAAGACGAGTGATCACCACCTCCGGTTGCTCACGCATGATAAATGAGCAGATGTTCGCGTCCAGCATGTAGGTCTTATTCACAGTTCA
Coding sequences within:
- a CDS encoding cytochrome b — encoded protein: MKHVGYFHPALRVIHWLMAAAIVAMLFIGVAMVATVSSLHSLLVTIHKPLGLMILVLVVVRLWLRFTTVTPALPSTIPAWQRGMAHLSHWALYAMMLIQPLIGWGMLSAAGVPIALGGKWLLPPILPVNNDWYAILRPLHTLVALMLFITVLLHLAAALFHALVLRDGVFASMSGSRRR
- a CDS encoding catalase family peroxidase, producing MIPTPLSTGQKTLRLLLIGLVPLVILVLFLWAGGWLTPERLTSDKLVSVLQQAGGEHPGYRRNHAKGICVIGTFASNGNASALSRAALFAPGDTPVTGRFAIAGGNPSAPDYAVPVRSMALAFQQKDGEQWRTGMNAMPLFPVATPEGFYALQTATLPDPATGKPDPQKLGAFVEKYPEFKAFLAWAKQYVPSSSWASDRFNSLNAFRFIDKTGAAHLVRWSMVPHAAYQAISAADKNNKDFLQQDLQQRLNQGPLEWDLVITVAQPGDDGSNATKVWPADRQTINAGTLVLTRAVPQQQGPCNDINYDPLILPDGIAASDDPLLNARSAAYAKSYNLRTHEQAQQTGTHL